The uncultured Cohaesibacter sp. genomic sequence TTCGGCTGAAGCCAGAAGGTTGGCTGCCGGATGGCGCAAATCGCTGAGGGCGGCTTGCAAAAGCTTGTCTCGCTCCACATTGTCTGCAAGCTGGCGGGTCATGTCGTCAAAGGTGACGATGAAGCCGGACGGGCTCTGCCCTGCGTCATCGAGCAGCAGTGTGACGCGGCCTTGCAAGGTGTGTTTGCCATCGGCGGTGGCGCAGACGACAAGCTGGCTGAGCCCTTCCTTGTGATGTTTGTGGCGGCCTTCCTGCATGCGATAACTCAGGCGGTCCAGCGCGTGGCGGAAGGGAGCAGCCGAGACGATGGAGAATAAGGAACGCCCAAGGCCCAGATCGCCCGACACATGCAGGATTTTCAGGGCGCGTTTGTTATAGAGCGTGATTTTGTGATCGAGTGAGCAGATCAACACGCCCTGTTCGAGATTGCTGATAACGCTTTCAAGGCGGGCGGTCTGTTTTTGTGTTTCCTGCGTGGCGTCGGCGATCTGTTTTTCTGTTTCGTCGCGGGCTTCGGTTAGCGCGGCTGCGATTTCGCGGATTGCAGGATTGAGAAGGCCTAGATATTTGCCGGTTTCCTGATCCATCCCGCGAGAGGCTCCAGCATGGACGAGGGACCGGACATCCTTGGAGATATGCTCGATAGGCTGGGCGACATTAATGTCGAATTTCTGCCAGACCCAACCGGTGACAAAGAGGATGGCGAAGCTGGCAATGCCCCCAAATAGAACTAGATGCGGGGTGGCCTCGGGGCCTATGCGCTGAAGTGCGAAATAGAGGCACGCGGCAATAATGACAAAAGCACTTGCGGCAATGAGCGCGAAAAACAAAAAGATGCGAAGCCTCAGGCTCAGCCGTTCCGGTTTGTTTGTCGTTGGTGCCATGATTGTTTGTATCTTGCCTATTCGAGATGATCTTTGATGGTTTTCGCTGCCGTGGCGAGGGAAAAAGGCTTGGTGAGGGCGCCGTTCGCTCCGCACGCACGCCCCTTTTCAAGTGCGATTGGGCGGCTGGATGTGTTCATCATGATGATTGTGATATCCGCGCTGTTTGCTTGTTCGCGGATGGTCTGGCAGACGTCATAGCCATCTCGATCAGGCAGGGAGCTGTCGAGCAATATGAGGTTCGGATGGTCTGCAAGGGCGCAGTCCAGAGCATCCTGACCGTTGCTGGCGGTTGTTACCCTATAGCCTTCAGCCTTCATGAGCTGCGCAAGCGCAAAGACCATGGTAGGTTCGTCATCCACCACCAATATCGATTTCGTCATGGTACTCCTCCGCGTTGCTTCCTTTCCAATGTCTCTGCCCTAGCTCTCGCAGGCGGCGGTGAACAGAGGATCATGCTCCTCCAGTGCGTACCATTTGGCCTGATCATTGAGATCGTGCATGGTCGGTGGCAAGACGCCGGTCCAATCGGCGCGGCGC encodes the following:
- a CDS encoding response regulator, producing MTKSILVVDDEPTMVFALAQLMKAEGYRVTTASNGQDALDCALADHPNLILLDSSLPDRDGYDVCQTIREQANSADITIIMMNTSSRPIALEKGRACGANGALTKPFSLATAAKTIKDHLE